Proteins encoded in a region of the Eretmochelys imbricata isolate rEreImb1 chromosome 10, rEreImb1.hap1, whole genome shotgun sequence genome:
- the ANTKMT gene encoding adenine nucleotide translocase lysine N-methyltransferase isoform X1, translated as MRVVRDGLCVRTTDLKKPRPRACLGPPAMDPDDLEELAVELQGKTVGGWGLVQLAAGTGFAAYVMWAGILMPGFRRVPLKLQVPYVPSSAKQVENVMSLLKGRSGKMVDLGSGDGRIVLEAYKRGFRPAVGYELNPWLLRLSNYRAWRAGCYGKVFYHRQDLWKVNVSDCNNVSVFLAPSVLPLLETKLLAELPDEARVVAGRFPFPTWMPTTNVGEGMNRSWAYDIKTVRQTKNKFEGSPE; from the exons ATGCGGGTAGTTCGTGATGGCCTTTGTGTAAGGACGACTGATTTAAAGAAGCCACGGCCTCGAGCCTGCCTCGGCCCGCCAG CTATGGATCCTGATGACCTGGAAGAGCTGGCAGTGGAGCTGCAAGGGAAGACTGTTGGTGGCTGGGGCCTTGTGCAGCTTGCAGCTGGCACAGGTTTTGCTGCCTATGTTATGTGGGCAGGAATTCTCATGCCTGGCTTCCGCAGAGTGCCTTTAAAGTTACAG GTGCCATATGTACCATCAAGTGCCAAGCAAGTTGAGAATGTGATGTCGCTGCTGAAAGGACGCTCTGGGAAGATGGTGGATTTAGGGTCAGGAGATGGCAGAATT GTATTAGAAGCATATAAACGAGGCTTCAGACCAGCTGTTGGCTACGAACTCAACCCCTGGCTGTTGAGACTCTCCAACTATCGCGCCTGGAGGGCTGGGTGTTACGGGAAGGTTTTCTACCATCGGCAAGATCTATGGAAG GTAAACGTGTCTGACTGCAACAACGTCTCTGTGTTCCTAGCTCCCAGTGTG CTACCTCTCCTAGAGACAAAGCTGCTTGCGGAACTGCCAGACGAGGCCCGTGTGGTGGCTGGACGCTTCCCCTTTCCCACCTGGATGCCAACCACCAATGTTGGAGAGGGTATGAACAGAAGCTGGGCCTATGATATCAAGACTGTACGGCAAACAAAGAACAAATTTGAGGGAAGCCCAGAATGA
- the ANTKMT gene encoding adenine nucleotide translocase lysine N-methyltransferase isoform X2 has product MRVVRDGLCVRTTDLKKPRPRACLGPPAMDPDDLEELAVELQGKTVGGWGLVQLAAGTGFAAYVMWAGILMPGFRRVPLKLQVPYVPSSAKQVENVMSLLKGRSGKMVDLGSGDGRIVLEAYKRGFRPAVGYELNPWLLRLSNYRAWRAGCYGKVFYHRQDLWKVNVSDCNNVSVFLAPSVPAL; this is encoded by the exons ATGCGGGTAGTTCGTGATGGCCTTTGTGTAAGGACGACTGATTTAAAGAAGCCACGGCCTCGAGCCTGCCTCGGCCCGCCAG CTATGGATCCTGATGACCTGGAAGAGCTGGCAGTGGAGCTGCAAGGGAAGACTGTTGGTGGCTGGGGCCTTGTGCAGCTTGCAGCTGGCACAGGTTTTGCTGCCTATGTTATGTGGGCAGGAATTCTCATGCCTGGCTTCCGCAGAGTGCCTTTAAAGTTACAG GTGCCATATGTACCATCAAGTGCCAAGCAAGTTGAGAATGTGATGTCGCTGCTGAAAGGACGCTCTGGGAAGATGGTGGATTTAGGGTCAGGAGATGGCAGAATT GTATTAGAAGCATATAAACGAGGCTTCAGACCAGCTGTTGGCTACGAACTCAACCCCTGGCTGTTGAGACTCTCCAACTATCGCGCCTGGAGGGCTGGGTGTTACGGGAAGGTTTTCTACCATCGGCAAGATCTATGGAAG GTAAACGTGTCTGACTGCAACAACGTCTCTGTGTTCCTAGCTCCCAGTGTG ccagctctgtga